One Nostoc sp. UHCC 0302 DNA window includes the following coding sequences:
- a CDS encoding response regulator: MVRILLIDDNPNDRLLAIRQLEREFVDLQVQQVAIAEELAQALEKEQFDLVVTDYQLRWSNGIEVLRAIKARYPNCPVIMFTNSGTQEIAVEAMKSGLDDYVVKSPQHQVRLTAAVRSALERAQTRQKAANLEARFQTLLNRLNVGIYRATVEGSLLECNPAFLRLIGLGTLPEEQAGRFIELYFQPEDYTELLRQLRQNGEVSDREVQLRRADGSLIWVRVNKTFTKIDGNTIIDGLIEDISDRKRGELEREQLLLREKAARMEAEAEKQNYSLLSEASRLLVSSLDYRTTLTNLANLVIPTLADCCFIDVVEETNPKVFEEPVIAAATPEIEALAIVLRRLYSTSIDADFGIQKVLQTLEPELVTDAPNAFLQATKQDTESLRLMRQLNVQSYMIAPLVARDRKLGAIAFFTTEPNRRYSKTNLAMAEALAHRVATAIDNARLYKQAIDANRIKDEFLAVLSHEIRTPLNPILGWAKLLRSNKLDPQKTAFALETIERNAQLQTKLIEDLLDISRILQGKLSLNVCPVDLANSIRNALETVRLSAEAKAIQIRSELEPSVGQVFGDAGRLQQVVWNLLSNAIKFTPDGGQVEVYLQQVGSLAQILVRDTGKGISRDFLPYVFDTFRQADSSMTRKFGGLGLGLAIVRYLVEMHGGTVLAESLGEGKGATFIVKLPVILSETQVSSEETYATTSWTSAFNGIQILVVDDDPDSLDLVTFVLEDCGAKVSAVSSATEALTTLVQLKPDLLVSDIGMPEMDGYMLLRQIRLLSLEEGGQIPAIALTAYAGEGNEQQAIKAGFQAHIAKPIDPTQLIATIVNLIQKGRQ, encoded by the coding sequence TTTGACCTAGTAGTCACTGATTATCAATTACGCTGGAGTAATGGTATTGAAGTGCTACGAGCAATTAAAGCTCGTTATCCTAACTGTCCAGTGATTATGTTCACTAACAGCGGTACTCAAGAGATTGCGGTAGAGGCAATGAAGTCTGGATTAGATGACTATGTTGTGAAGTCCCCGCAGCACCAAGTACGCTTAACAGCCGCAGTTCGCTCTGCTTTAGAACGAGCGCAAACTCGCCAGAAAGCAGCAAATTTAGAAGCTCGTTTCCAAACACTGCTCAACCGCTTAAATGTAGGAATTTATCGGGCAACTGTGGAAGGTTCTTTATTAGAGTGTAACCCAGCATTCCTTCGTCTCATTGGGCTGGGAACCTTGCCAGAAGAACAAGCAGGGCGGTTTATTGAACTTTATTTTCAGCCAGAAGACTATACCGAGTTGCTCAGACAACTGCGACAAAATGGTGAAGTGAGCGATCGCGAAGTACAATTGCGACGAGCAGATGGTAGTTTGATTTGGGTACGTGTTAACAAGACTTTTACAAAAATAGATGGTAACACCATCATCGATGGTTTAATCGAGGATATCAGCGATCGCAAACGAGGTGAGTTAGAACGAGAGCAATTACTGCTTCGGGAAAAAGCTGCTCGCATGGAAGCTGAGGCTGAAAAGCAAAACTACAGTTTACTGTCTGAAGCCAGCCGACTGCTAGTTTCTTCCCTCGACTATCGCACGACGCTGACAAACTTAGCGAACTTAGTCATTCCTACTTTAGCTGATTGCTGTTTTATTGATGTTGTCGAAGAAACCAATCCTAAAGTATTTGAAGAACCAGTCATTGCTGCTGCTACTCCAGAAATAGAAGCGCTAGCGATTGTGCTGAGACGGCTTTATTCCACCTCAATTGACGCTGATTTTGGCATACAAAAAGTTCTCCAGACTCTAGAGCCAGAGTTAGTTACTGATGCGCCAAACGCATTTTTACAAGCAACGAAGCAAGATACGGAATCTCTGCGGCTGATGCGTCAACTAAATGTTCAATCTTATATGATAGCGCCGCTAGTTGCTCGTGACCGCAAGCTAGGCGCAATTGCTTTTTTCACCACCGAACCAAACCGACGCTACAGTAAAACAAATTTGGCTATGGCAGAAGCCCTAGCTCACCGAGTAGCTACTGCAATTGATAACGCTCGGCTTTACAAGCAAGCAATAGATGCTAATCGAATTAAAGATGAGTTTCTGGCTGTTCTATCTCACGAAATTAGGACACCACTCAACCCCATTTTGGGTTGGGCAAAACTCCTACGTAGCAACAAACTTGATCCACAAAAAACTGCTTTTGCCCTAGAAACCATTGAACGTAATGCTCAGTTACAAACGAAACTCATTGAAGATTTGCTGGATATTTCCCGCATTTTGCAAGGTAAGCTAAGTCTCAACGTTTGCCCAGTTGATTTAGCAAACAGCATTAGAAATGCTTTGGAAACGGTGCGGCTGTCGGCTGAAGCAAAAGCAATTCAAATTCGTTCTGAACTTGAACCTAGTGTAGGTCAAGTTTTTGGTGATGCAGGACGCTTGCAGCAAGTTGTATGGAATTTGCTCTCCAACGCTATTAAGTTCACTCCAGACGGAGGGCAAGTTGAAGTTTATTTGCAACAAGTTGGTTCTCTAGCTCAAATTTTGGTGCGGGATACAGGAAAAGGAATCAGCCGAGATTTTCTTCCTTATGTATTTGACACCTTCCGTCAAGCTGATAGTTCAATGACAAGAAAATTTGGCGGGCTGGGGTTGGGGCTGGCAATTGTTCGTTATTTAGTAGAAATGCATGGTGGTACTGTCTTAGCAGAAAGTTTAGGAGAGGGAAAGGGGGCAACTTTCATTGTCAAGTTACCTGTGATACTGAGCGAAACACAGGTGAGTAGTGAAGAAACGTATGCTACAACTTCCTGGACTTCAGCTTTTAATGGTATTCAAATCTTAGTTGTCGATGACGATCCTGATTCTCTAGATTTAGTTACCTTCGTGCTAGAAGATTGTGGAGCAAAAGTTAGCGCAGTATCATCAGCAACAGAGGCACTAACAACCCTCGTACAGTTAAAACCAGATTTGCTAGTGAGTGATATTGGAATGCCAGAAATGGATGGTTATATGCTACTGAGGCAAATCAGGTTACTCTCTCTAGAGGAAGGAGGACAAATTCCGGCGATCGCTCTGACGGCTTATGCTGGAGAAGGCAACGAACAGCAAGCTATAAAAGCAGGTTTTCAAGCGCATATTGCCAAGCCGATAGATCCAACTCAGTTAATTGCCACGATTGTTAACTTAATACAAAAAGGACGGCAGTAA